The following are encoded in a window of Vicugna pacos chromosome 2, VicPac4, whole genome shotgun sequence genomic DNA:
- the CCNA2 gene encoding cyclin-A2 — MLGSSAPGPAAREAGSALLTLQQAALQEDQENINPEKAAPAQQPRTRAGLAVLKAGNSRGAAPQQRPKTRRVAPLKDLPINDEHVTVPPWKANNKQPPFTIHVDEAEETQKRPAESKKPESEDVLAFNSAITLPGPRKPLVPLDYPMDGSFESPHTMDMSIVLEDEKPVSVNEVPDYHEDIHTYLREMEVKCKPKVGYMKKQPDITNSMRAILVDWLVEVGEEYKLQNETLHLAVNYIDRFLSSMSVLRGKLQLVGTAAMLLASKFEEIYPPEVAEFVYITDDTYTKKQVLRMEHLVLKVLAFDLAAPTINQFLTQYFLHQQSANCKVESLAMFLGELSLIDADPYLKYLPSVIAGAAFHLALYTVTGQSWPESLVQKTGYTLETLKPCLMDLHQTYLKAPQHAQQSIREKYKNPKYHGVSLLNPPETLNV, encoded by the exons ATGTTGGGCAGCTCCGCGCCCGGGCCTGCGGCCCGCGAGGCGGGCTCGGCGCTGCTAACATTGCAGCAGGCGGCGCTccaggaggaccaggagaacatCAACCCCGAGAAGGCGGCGCCCGCCCAGCAGCCTCGGACCCGGGCTGGGCTGGCGGTATTGAAGGCTGGTAACTCGCGGGGTGCAGCGCCACAGCAGAGGCCTAAGACGCGACGG gttgcACCTCTTAAGGATCTTCCTATAAATGATGAGCATGTCACTGTTCCTCCCTGGAAAGCAAACAATAAACAGCCTCCATTTACCATTCATGTGGATGAAGCAGAAGAGACTCAAAAGAGGCCAGCTGAATCTAAAAAACCAGAAAGTGAAGATGTCTTGGCGTTTAATTCAGCTATTACTTTACCTGGACCAAGAAAACCACTGGTACCTCTTGATTACCCAATGGATGGTAGTTTTG AGTCACCACATACTATGGACATGTCAATTGTACTGGAAGATGAAAAGCCAGTGAGTGTTAATGAAGTACCAGACTACCACGAGGACATTCACACATACCTTAGGGAAATGGAG GTTAAATGTAAGCCTAAAGTGGGTTACATGAAGAAACAGCCAGACATTACTAACAGTATGAGGGCTATCCTCGTGGACTGGTTAGTTGAAGTAGGAGAAGAATATAAACTACAGAATGAGACCCTGCATTTGGCTGTGAACTACATTGATAGGTTTCTTTCATCGATGTCTGTGTTGAGAGGAAAACTTCAGCTTGTGGGCACCGCTGCTATGCTGTTAGCCTC AAAGTTTGAAGAAATATACCCGCCAGAAGTAGCAGAATTTGTATACATTACTGATGACACTTATACCAAGAAACAAGTTCTGAGAATGGAGCACCTAGTTTTGAAAGTCCTTGCTTTTGACTTAGCTGCACCAACAATAAATCAGTTTCTTACCCAGTACTTTCTACACCAGCAGTCTGCAAACTGCAAAGTTGAAAGTTTAGCAATG TTTTTGGGAGAGTTAAGTTTGATAGATGCTGACCCATATCTGAAGTATTTGCCATCAGTTATCGCTGGAGCAGCCTTTCATTTAGCACTCTACACAGTCACGGGACAAAGCTGG CCTGAATCATTAGTACAAAAGACTGGATATACGCTGGAAACTCTTAAGCCTTGTCTCATGGACCTTCACCAGACCTACCTCAAAGCACCACAGCATGCACAACAGTCGATAAGAGAAAAGTACAAAAATCCAAA GTATCATGGTGTTTCTCTCCTCAACCCACCAGAGACACTAAATGTGTAA
- the EXOSC9 gene encoding exosome complex component RRP45 isoform X1, whose translation MKETPLSNCERRFLLRAIEEKKRLDGRQTYDYRNIKITFGTDYGCCIVELGKTRVLGQVSCELVSPKLNRATEGILFFNLELSQMAAPAFEPGRQSDLLVKLNRLLERCLRNSKCIDTESLCVVAGEKVWQIRVDLHLLNHDGNIIDAASIAAIVALCHFRRPDVSVQGDEVTLYTPEERDPVPLSIHHMPICVSFAFFQQGTYLLVDPNEREERVMDGLLVIAMNKHREICTIQSSGGIMLLKDQVLRCSKIAGVKVMEITELIQKALENDQKVRKEGGKFGFAESIANQRITAFKMEKAPIDTSDVEEKAEEIISEAEPPSEVVSKPVLWTPGTAQIGEGIENSWGDLEDSEKEDDDEGGSDEAIILDSIKMDTGVGISNIGSQDAPIVLSDSEEEEMIILEPDKNPKKIRTQTISATQEKAPSKKSVKKRKKKRATN comes from the exons ATGAAGGAGACACCACTCTCAAACTGCGAGCGCCGCTTTTTACTCCGTGCCATCGAAGAGAAAAAG CGGCTGGATGGCAGACAAACCTATGATTATAGGAACATCAAGATCACATTTGGAACAGATTATGGGTGCTGCATTGTGGAACTTGGAAAAACAAG AGTTCTTGGACAGGTTTCCTGTGAACTTGTTTCTCCAAAACTCAATAGGGCAACAGAAGGTATTCTTTTTTTCAACCTTGAACTCTCTCAGATGGCTGCCCCAGCTTTTGAACCTGGCag GCAGTCAGATCTCTTGGTGAAGTTGAATCGCCTCTTGGAAAGATGTCTAAGAAATTCGAAGTGTATAGACACTGAATCTCTCTGTGTTGTTGCTGGTGAAAAG GTTTGGCAAATACGTGTGGATCTGCATTTATTAAATCATGATGGAAATATTATTGATGCTGCCAGCATTGCTGCAATTGTAGCCTTATGTCACTTCCGAAGGCCTGATGTCTCTGTCCAAGGAGATGAAGTAACACTG TACACACCTGAAGAACGTGATCCTGTCCCATTGAGCATCCACCACATGCCCATTTGTGTCAGCTTTGCCTTCTTCCAGCAGGG gACATACTTACTGGTGGATCCCAATGAGCGAGAGGAACGTGTAATGGATGGCTTGCTGGTGATTGCCATGAATAAGCATCGAGAGATTTGTACCATCCAGTCCAGCGGTGGGATAATGCTGCTGAAAGATCAA GTTTTGAGATGTAGTAAAATAGCTGGTGTGAAAGTAATGGAAATTACAGAGCTAATACAGAAAGCTTTGGAGAACGACCAGAAAGTTAg GAAAGAAGGTGGCAAGTTTGGCTTTGCGGAGTCGATAGCCAATCAAAGGATCACagcatttaaaatggaaaaggccCCCATTGATACCTCCGATGTAGAggaaaaagcagaagaaataatttcagaagcTGAACCTCCTTCAGAAGT TGTTTCTAAACCTGTGCTATGGACCCCTGGAACAGCCCAAATTGGAGAGGGAATAGAAAACTCCTGGGGTGACCTTGAAGACTCTGAAAAGGAAGACGACGATGAAGGTGGCAGTGATGAAGCAATCATTCTTGATAGTATAAAAATGGACACTGGAGTAGGTATCTCTAATATTGGAAGCCAAG atgCCCCTATAGTACTCTCAGACagtgaagaagaagaaatgatcatTTTAGAACCAGATAAGAACCCAAAGAAAATAAG aacacagaccaTCAGTGCAACACAAGAAAAAGCACCAAGTAAAAAgtcagtgaaaaagagaaaaaagaagagagctACTAATTAA
- the EXOSC9 gene encoding exosome complex component RRP45 isoform X2, whose translation MKETPLSNCERRFLLRAIEEKKRLDGRQTYDYRNIKITFGTDYGCCIVELGKTRVLGQVSCELVSPKLNRATEGILFFNLELSQMAAPAFEPGRQSDLLVKLNRLLERCLRNSKCIDTESLCVVAGEKVWQIRVDLHLLNHDGNIIDAASIAAIVALCHFRRPDVSVQGDEVTLYTPEERDPVPLSIHHMPICVSFAFFQQGTYLLVDPNEREERVMDGLLVIAMNKHREICTIQSSGGIMLLKDQVLRCSKIAGVKVMEITELIQKALENDQKVRKEGGKFGFAESIANQRITAFKMEKAPIDTSDVEEKAEEIISEAEPPSEVVSKPVLWTPGTAQIGEGIENSWGDLEDSEKEDDDEGGSDEAIILDSIKMDTGVGISNIGSQGMDYLYSFLNIFLKDAPIVLSDSEEEEMIILEPDKNPKKIRTQTISATQEKAPSKKSVKKRKKKRATN comes from the exons ATGAAGGAGACACCACTCTCAAACTGCGAGCGCCGCTTTTTACTCCGTGCCATCGAAGAGAAAAAG CGGCTGGATGGCAGACAAACCTATGATTATAGGAACATCAAGATCACATTTGGAACAGATTATGGGTGCTGCATTGTGGAACTTGGAAAAACAAG AGTTCTTGGACAGGTTTCCTGTGAACTTGTTTCTCCAAAACTCAATAGGGCAACAGAAGGTATTCTTTTTTTCAACCTTGAACTCTCTCAGATGGCTGCCCCAGCTTTTGAACCTGGCag GCAGTCAGATCTCTTGGTGAAGTTGAATCGCCTCTTGGAAAGATGTCTAAGAAATTCGAAGTGTATAGACACTGAATCTCTCTGTGTTGTTGCTGGTGAAAAG GTTTGGCAAATACGTGTGGATCTGCATTTATTAAATCATGATGGAAATATTATTGATGCTGCCAGCATTGCTGCAATTGTAGCCTTATGTCACTTCCGAAGGCCTGATGTCTCTGTCCAAGGAGATGAAGTAACACTG TACACACCTGAAGAACGTGATCCTGTCCCATTGAGCATCCACCACATGCCCATTTGTGTCAGCTTTGCCTTCTTCCAGCAGGG gACATACTTACTGGTGGATCCCAATGAGCGAGAGGAACGTGTAATGGATGGCTTGCTGGTGATTGCCATGAATAAGCATCGAGAGATTTGTACCATCCAGTCCAGCGGTGGGATAATGCTGCTGAAAGATCAA GTTTTGAGATGTAGTAAAATAGCTGGTGTGAAAGTAATGGAAATTACAGAGCTAATACAGAAAGCTTTGGAGAACGACCAGAAAGTTAg GAAAGAAGGTGGCAAGTTTGGCTTTGCGGAGTCGATAGCCAATCAAAGGATCACagcatttaaaatggaaaaggccCCCATTGATACCTCCGATGTAGAggaaaaagcagaagaaataatttcagaagcTGAACCTCCTTCAGAAGT TGTTTCTAAACCTGTGCTATGGACCCCTGGAACAGCCCAAATTGGAGAGGGAATAGAAAACTCCTGGGGTGACCTTGAAGACTCTGAAAAGGAAGACGACGATGAAGGTGGCAGTGATGAAGCAATCATTCTTGATAGTATAAAAATGGACACTGGAGTAGGTATCTCTAATATTGGAAGCCAAGGTAT GGATTACTTATATTCCTTTCTcaacatttttcttaaagatgCCCCTATAGTACTCTCAGACagtgaagaagaagaaatgatcatTTTAGAACCAGATAAGAACCCAAAGAAAATAAG aacacagaccaTCAGTGCAACACAAGAAAAAGCACCAAGTAAAAAgtcagtgaaaaagagaaaaaagaagagagctACTAATTAA